In Nostoc edaphicum CCNP1411, the sequence ATGAAATTGAGATTCATTGAAGATGCTGATAAAGATATCTTCAGTTAAAATATGCTGAATCATCATTTCTCTAACATCCAGCAAAGTAACTTCAGGATTAATTGATTCTTTGCAGATACCCCAAAATTTAGCCCTCGCTGTTTGAAAAGCTGCGTTTGTTTCGATTTGACTATCAATTAAGTCACGCAATGCATTTAAAACAGTCGGTAAGTCTTCTTTAAAAGTTTCAATCGCCTCACGAAAATCTTTAACTTCTGGGCGAACATAATTTATAAAATATGTAATTATCCCATCCAGTGCGTCAGCATCTTTCATCGGGACGCGCATGGTTTCTTGTCCACCCTGAATTAAAACTGCTGTTTGCGAGTCTTCAAACAGAATATTACTATCTGGGTAGCCTTTTATGAGTTTTTTCTCAATTTCTTGATCTAAATTATCATATTCATCCTTACTTTCCCAGTAGCCCCAATCTAAACGCAAAGCATCTTTAACAGTGCCATCTGGATAAACAAGTTTGCCGCTAGGTGTTTTATAATCTAGTTCGGGAATAAGTCTAAATTCTCTAGGTTTGCAATATTCATTAACTAAGTTTTGAAATGCAACCCGAATTGATGTTTCTTTACGTGAACCGCCATATTGAATAATTCTTTCTACTTCTGTGTGATATTGACTAACCAGAAGTTTGGACATACTTTATCAAACTTTCATAAATTTAAAGTATGTCCAAACTAGCTTTAATACTATTAACTAACATCTGTAATCTCCACAGCTAAAACATGAAGATTAAATAAAGATTAAAGTCAAATATTCCGTAAAAAGACGTGAATTTCCGAATAACATCGCGTCTTAATAGAGGTTATGACAGACGGAGCCTAATAAAGATGTTAAATCTACTGCCGTTGATTTTAAATTATAAAATATGATACACTTATATAAGTAAAAATACGGCGTATTTTATTCTTCTCTGCGGTTCGATTCCTAAAAGCGATCGCTAAATGATGATCCTAATACCAATTCAATTAATGGTTGCAACACATCCTTGGGTGAAGACGCGATTCATCGCGTCTCTACAAGTAGTGTGGGCATCTTGCCCATTGGTGTCAACTTAAGCTATAAATGGCTTCTCGCTTGGCTTGAGTACCCGTCGGAAACTGAAGTTCCCGCCTAATAACTAAAGTCTACTGAAGTAGACTCAAGATTTTTGGGGATATTTAGTAATCTTTAGATTACTTCCGCTATGAGCCAGGAATTTCAATTCCTGGTGGACGTGCAGTTTCACGTTAAATTGACACCAATGATCTTGCCCGCACGGACGGGCGAGACGCCCATCCCACAAGAGTCAAGCTAATGCACTATTTTAAGCTTGACACGCTACTAGCAATTGGCAAGCTTACTCGTCAATTTGACCAAGGCGGCGGATATTCAAAATGTCGCTCATTTTCTTAATTTGGACGAACACTTGCTCTAGTTGAGAGCGATCGCGTATATCTATTCCTAAGTCCATCAATGCAGGTTGACCAGCAGAGGTTTTCACCTGAGCATGGCGAACATTAATCCCTTGGTCACTCAACCGTGACAAAATATCCTTTAGCACCCCTACGCGGTCAAGGGCTTCAATTTGAACATCCACTGGGTATGTATGCGGACGACCACTATTTTCGGCGCCGGGGTTCCACCTAACTGGTACTAAGCGCTCATACTCCACAGTTTCCAAATTATGGCAGCCTTGGCGATGAATTGAAATCCCTCGACCTCGCGTCACCACACCAATAATTGGTTCGCCAGGAATCGGGGTACAACACCCAGCTAAATAATATACCAAACCTTCCACCCCAAAAATTGGCGAATCAGTGGAACGTGAGGTAGTTGGAGGTGCATCTCGCAAAGCTTTTGATGTCGCTGGTTCTTTGGGGATAAATGGCGACACAGTGGAAGCTGGTTGTTGTCCCTTTGCTACTTCTCGCCAACGATTTAGCACTAGGTTCAAGGTAATTTCACCGTAACCCAAACCAGCGAGTAAATCATCTACGCTGTGGTAGTTACACTTTTCGGCGACAATCTGCATCGCATCTGACTTCAGCAAACTATCAAAACCAGTTTTACCCAGTTCCTTTTCTAACAACTCCCGTCCACGGGCAACATTTTCTTCCCGGCGCGATCGCTTGTACCATTGTTTTATCCGATATTTCGCTGCCGAAGTTCTGGCAAAGTTCAACCAATCTAAACTCGGATGGCAGTTCTTTTGGGTTAAAACCTCGACAATATCGCCATTTTGCAGCCGCGTTGACAGTGGCACCATTCGCCCATTCACCCGCGCCCCTGAACAGTGGTTCCCTACTTCCGTATGAATGCGATAAGCAAAATCTACAGTGGTAGCACCAGGACTTAAAGGAACAACATCCCCCTTAGGGGTGAAGACATAGACATCATCTTCAAATAGATTATCTTTGACGCTATCAAGATATTCTTGGGCATCCTTGAGATCAGTTTGCCATTCTAGCAGTTGCCGTAGCCAAGTAAACTTGTCATCTGTCGCTGTCAAATGGCTAATACTAGAACCACCTGTTTCTTTATACTTCCAATGGGCGGCAATCCCATACTCGGCGATATGATGCATTTCGATTGTCCGAATTTGCACCTCTAAAGGACGGCCAGTTAGTCCAATCACCCCAGTATGTAACGACTGGTAACGGTTAGGCTTTGGTAGTCCAATGTAGTCTTTAAATCTCCCAGGAATTGGGCGAAAAGCATCATGAACCACCGCCAAAGCCCGATAGCATTCCTCATTAGTTTGAACAATAATTCGCAGCGCTGCCAAATCGTAAATTTCATGAAATTCCTTTTGCTGGCGGTGCATTTTTTGGTAAATGCTATAAAGGTGCTTGGGACGACCGCTGATATCCTGAAACTGGATTCCGGCTTGCTGCAAACGCTCTTGCAACATGTTCGTAGCTCTAGCCAATTTCTCTTCTCGCGCCGTCCGTTTTTCGGAAACATGCTCCTGCATTTGGCGGAAAGCTTCTGGTTCCAAATATTTAAAAGCCAAATCTTCCAGTTCCCATTTAATTCGCCAAATTCCCAAGCGATTGGCTAAGGGCGCGAATATATCTCGCGTTTCCTGGGCACTGCGGCGGCGGCTGGCCTCTGACATATATTGTAAAGTTCGCATATTATGCAAACGATCTGCCAATTTCACCACAATTACCCGAATATCTTGCGCCATTGCCAAAAACATCCGCCGGAAGTTTTCGGCTTGGCTTTCGGTTTTGCTGGTGAAATTGATTTTAGAAAGCTTGGTGACACCTTCGACCAACTGCCGCACTTCTGGGCCAAAGCGTTCTTCTATTTCTTGACTTGTAACTTCTGTATCTTCAACGACATCATGGAGAAATCCAGCTGCTATCATAGCAGCACTACCTCCCAAGTCACGCAGCAAATCGGCTACAGCAACGGGATGGGCAATGTATGGTTCTCCAGATTTGCGGTATTGACCTTGATGCAATTGGTAAGCAAATTCAAATGCGCGACCAATCAAGACTGTATCACTATGCCTTCGGTCATCTTCCCCTGCGCCGCTAGTTGTGGATGACTCCTTCAAACATTTTTTTAACCATTCCGGAATGGCGAGATCAACTGATGAATTTATAGCTAGACTGCTCATACAATTGGGTTTGGATAGGATCGGTAGATAAGTGAATGATAAATAAAACTGGCAGCATCGCTCTAAGAAGATGCTGTCGCCCAGAGAAGGGTAGAAAAAACAGAACAGTGTAAGGATGATTCTACAATTGCAGATAGCGCAGCGTTAGCGACGCAGGAGCGTCTGGTAGTCATCCAGTTTGATTTTCAAGGATCATAAAGCAAGAAAATCCATTAATGGCAAACAAAGCCTCAAACCATGATTTGAGGCTTTTAGTGGTGATAAGTCTTTAAGAAAGTTTATTGTAGAAGAAAAATTACTTGACATTAATACTATCTTAACTAGCACTGGATGTCTTTAAACCGTGAGAAATATCTGGCACTCGTAACCTTGCTAGAGCAATTACGCTCCGATGCCACAACTACCCAAATAGTTGCGCCTGAGCTGCGACAGCGTATAGCCTCGTTGCAGCAATTTTTCGGGCAAGAGATTGTGCCTTTGGCTGATGAAAACTGGCGAGTGCAGTCTTATCAAACGGAGATGAGCAAGCAATTGCGCTTGTTGGAAATAGATGTAATGTTTTTCCAAGGAGCGCGGCAAGCATCTACTGCACAAACGAGACTTCAGACGATTTGCGATCGCTTGACAACCCTCATTCAATACTGTGATGCCATTCTGCAACCAGAAGCGGAAGGAGAAAAATAACAATTGTTCACCTTTTTCTCTAATTTCTCCATCATCTCATTTATGACCTATAGTGAAAAGTTATTTTGCTAACAAGTTGGAATTGGGCATGGGGCATTGGGCATTGGGCATTGGTTATTCCGTCTCCCTTGCACCCTACTCCCTACTCCCTACTCCCTACTCCCTTTATCAAAAGATTCATGGTGCGGCGCATGTATGCTTCTACTGGCTCGGTTGTGGGTTTGAAAATCAGTGCATAATATAGTGACCCGCTTACAAGGTCGATCATTAGTTCTACGTCTGCATCTTTGTGAATTTCGCCTCTAGACTTGGCACGCTCCAGTATTTTAGAAAAGGCTTCACGCCGGAGTTTTGTATATTTTGTCCAGTAAACCTCTGCAAACTGAGGATTGCTAGACGCTGTACTAATGATCAGCGCAAGTGTCTGACGACCAAGGGGACTATCTATTTTTTTGGCGGCATTATTAATCAGGATATCCATGTCTCCCCAAAAGCTATCAGTATCGGGGATCACTAAATCATCTCTCAAACTTTCGATCGCGTCTGCAACTAATTCTTCTTTGGAAGTGTAACGCCGATAGATGGTCGTTTTACCAACTCCAGCACGAGAAGCTATCGCTTCTATACTCATGCTTTCATATCCTACCTCTGCAAGCAAATCTAGGGTTGCTTGGAGAATGGCTTGGTCGGCGTGGATGCTACGTGGGCGTCCAGAAGAACTTGACATAGGGAATGGGGAATGGGGAATGGGGAATGGGATCGCTGCTGCTTTCCTTGACCTTTTTTATACGATACGCTACCGTATCGTATAGATGAAATGCCTAGTTTTAGCTTTGCGATCGCTCTGATACCAATTATCGAAAAGAAAGTTGGATTTCATCTGGGCTTCTTAATTACAAATTAGTATTATTGATGGCTACCAACATTAAACGTTCTAGTTTTGACCAATTTGGTTATGTCCACGGGCCATTGAAGTGGGCGATCGCTTTTACGGCTTCCCTTGGTGCGATCTTAGAAGTAATTGATACCAGTATTGTTAACGTTGCCCTGACAGATATACAGGCTAGTTTGGGTGCAACTGTTAGTGAGGTTGGCTGGGTAGTAACTGGATATGCGATCGCAAATGTTGTCTTAATTCCCTTATCTGCATGGCTGGGAGATTACTTTGGACGCAAAACCTACTTCATTTTCTCGTTGATTGGCTTTACCCTGGCCTCGGTTTTATGCGGGTTGGCATTTAATCTCCCAATGCTAGTTTTTTCTCGAATTCTTCAAGGTTTATGTGGTGGAGGGTTGCTAGCTAAAGCCCAAGCGATTTTGTTCGAGACTTTTCCACCTGCTGAACAGGGTTTAGCTCAAGCAGTTTTTGGGGTAGGTGTAATTGCTGGGCCAGCCATCGGCCCGACTTTAGGGGGATTTTTGGTAGATGGTTTGGGCTGGCGCTGGATTTTCTTTGTTAATATTCCCTTCGGGATCATTGCAGTGGCGATGTCAGTGGTATTTTTGCCCAAAGATAAAGACAAAAGCGAGACACAAAGCCAAGCCGTCGATTGGTTCGGGATTGGGTTTTTGGTGATTGCTATTGGCTGTATGCAAACTTTGTTAGAGGAAGGAGAGAAAGAAGACTGGTTTTCCTCCAGTTTCATCACCACATTAGCGATCGCCAGTATTATCGGATTGGGACTATTTATTTGGTACGAGTTGAAAGTAGCCCATCCTGCCGTTGACTTGAGAGTTTTACGTCACCGCTCTTTAGCTGCTGGAAGTGTGTTATCAGCCGTGGTAGGTATGGGACTTTATGGCACACTCTTTGCTGTGCCGATATTTGCTCAGAGTGTGCTGCACTTTACGGCAACGCAGACAGGACTATTGTTAGCACCTGGTGCTTTAGCATCTGCGATCGTTATGGTTTTATTAGGCAAACTATCTAGTAAAATTGATGCCCGATTTTTAATTGCAATGGGCGCTGTCGGATCGTCTGGAGTCATGTTTCAACTAGCAGCAATTACCCCACAAACTGGCATAGATGATTTATTTTGGCCATTGGTATGGCGTGGGGCTTTTACTGTATTGATGTTTCTCCCTTTGAGTTTGGCAGTTTTAGGCCCGCTACCCAAACAGGATATTTCTGCCGGCTCTGGTTTCTACAATCTCACCCGACAACTAGGTGGTAGCATTGGCATTGCCCTACTTACCACTCTGCTTGACCGACGACAAGCTTTTCATCGAGACATCCTGTTAGCAAAACTTAGTCCTTATGACCCAGAAACCAATCAGCGCCTCGATACGCTCAATGGGGCACTGCAAGGTCAAGGTATG encodes:
- a CDS encoding RelA/SpoT family protein, giving the protein MSSLAINSSVDLAIPEWLKKCLKESSTTSGAGEDDRRHSDTVLIGRAFEFAYQLHQGQYRKSGEPYIAHPVAVADLLRDLGGSAAMIAAGFLHDVVEDTEVTSQEIEERFGPEVRQLVEGVTKLSKINFTSKTESQAENFRRMFLAMAQDIRVIVVKLADRLHNMRTLQYMSEASRRRSAQETRDIFAPLANRLGIWRIKWELEDLAFKYLEPEAFRQMQEHVSEKRTAREEKLARATNMLQERLQQAGIQFQDISGRPKHLYSIYQKMHRQQKEFHEIYDLAALRIIVQTNEECYRALAVVHDAFRPIPGRFKDYIGLPKPNRYQSLHTGVIGLTGRPLEVQIRTIEMHHIAEYGIAAHWKYKETGGSSISHLTATDDKFTWLRQLLEWQTDLKDAQEYLDSVKDNLFEDDVYVFTPKGDVVPLSPGATTVDFAYRIHTEVGNHCSGARVNGRMVPLSTRLQNGDIVEVLTQKNCHPSLDWLNFARTSAAKYRIKQWYKRSRREENVARGRELLEKELGKTGFDSLLKSDAMQIVAEKCNYHSVDDLLAGLGYGEITLNLVLNRWREVAKGQQPASTVSPFIPKEPATSKALRDAPPTTSRSTDSPIFGVEGLVYYLAGCCTPIPGEPIIGVVTRGRGISIHRQGCHNLETVEYERLVPVRWNPGAENSGRPHTYPVDVQIEALDRVGVLKDILSRLSDQGINVRHAQVKTSAGQPALMDLGIDIRDRSQLEQVFVQIKKMSDILNIRRLGQIDE
- the patD gene encoding heterocyst frequency control protein PatD, producing the protein MSLNREKYLALVTLLEQLRSDATTTQIVAPELRQRIASLQQFFGQEIVPLADENWRVQSYQTEMSKQLRLLEIDVMFFQGARQASTAQTRLQTICDRLTTLIQYCDAILQPEAEGEK
- a CDS encoding TetR/AcrR family transcriptional regulator, whose protein sequence is MSSSSGRPRSIHADQAILQATLDLLAEVGYESMSIEAIASRAGVGKTTIYRRYTSKEELVADAIESLRDDLVIPDTDSFWGDMDILINNAAKKIDSPLGRQTLALIISTASSNPQFAEVYWTKYTKLRREAFSKILERAKSRGEIHKDADVELMIDLVSGSLYYALIFKPTTEPVEAYMRRTMNLLIKGVGSRE
- a CDS encoding DHA2 family efflux MFS transporter permease subunit, which gives rise to MATNIKRSSFDQFGYVHGPLKWAIAFTASLGAILEVIDTSIVNVALTDIQASLGATVSEVGWVVTGYAIANVVLIPLSAWLGDYFGRKTYFIFSLIGFTLASVLCGLAFNLPMLVFSRILQGLCGGGLLAKAQAILFETFPPAEQGLAQAVFGVGVIAGPAIGPTLGGFLVDGLGWRWIFFVNIPFGIIAVAMSVVFLPKDKDKSETQSQAVDWFGIGFLVIAIGCMQTLLEEGEKEDWFSSSFITTLAIASIIGLGLFIWYELKVAHPAVDLRVLRHRSLAAGSVLSAVVGMGLYGTLFAVPIFAQSVLHFTATQTGLLLAPGALASAIVMVLLGKLSSKIDARFLIAMGAVGSSGVMFQLAAITPQTGIDDLFWPLVWRGAFTVLMFLPLSLAVLGPLPKQDISAGSGFYNLTRQLGGSIGIALLTTLLDRRQAFHRDILLAKLSPYDPETNQRLDTLNGALQGQGMDATTAQQQALALLSQTVDTQAAVLSYADCFRVVGVGFLCSLPLLLFLGKGGAGVKAPVAH